The proteins below come from a single Tenuifilum thalassicum genomic window:
- a CDS encoding polysaccharide deacetylase family protein encodes MDFTLVKYSNVLKPLIAKGFLFTSFCELADETHLGQGNKIIILRHDVDLKPENSLKTATIEHNLGIRGTYYFRIVKESFDVDIIKQIADLGHEIGYHYETMDTASSKFKIQDSKLTDKQKEQLIDAAYEEFCENLEVFRKIYPVKTICMHGSPKSAFDNRDIWKKYDYRQLGIIGEPYFDIDFDKFFYLTDTGRCWNGYKYSVRDKMPQQEQWIKQGLVFKTTNDIIKAVAENRFPEKAMITIHPQRWTDNYLEWTKELVAQRAKNIIKWGLMRYRAAFHL; translated from the coding sequence ATGGATTTTACACTAGTAAAATATAGCAATGTGCTTAAACCCCTGATAGCAAAGGGGTTTTTGTTTACTTCTTTTTGTGAGTTAGCAGATGAAACCCATTTAGGTCAGGGCAATAAAATAATAATACTCCGCCACGATGTAGACTTAAAACCAGAAAATTCGCTAAAAACTGCAACTATTGAACACAACCTTGGAATACGTGGTACGTACTATTTTCGTATTGTCAAGGAGAGTTTTGATGTTGATATAATTAAGCAAATTGCCGATTTGGGTCATGAGATAGGTTACCACTATGAGACAATGGATACGGCAAGTTCAAAATTCAAGATTCAAGATTCAAAATTAACTGATAAGCAGAAAGAACAACTAATTGATGCAGCCTACGAGGAGTTTTGTGAAAATTTAGAGGTTTTTAGGAAGATTTACCCGGTAAAAACTATTTGTATGCATGGCAGCCCCAAATCGGCGTTCGATAATAGGGATATCTGGAAAAAGTATGATTATCGTCAATTAGGCATAATTGGTGAGCCTTACTTTGATATTGATTTCGACAAGTTTTTTTATTTAACTGATACCGGGCGTTGTTGGAATGGATATAAATACTCCGTGCGCGACAAGATGCCTCAGCAGGAGCAATGGATAAAACAGGGTTTGGTTTTTAAAACAACCAATGATATTATTAAAGCTGTGGCAGAAAATCGTTTCCCTGAAAAGGCAATGATAACGATCCATCCTCAACGTTGGACCGATAATTACCTTGAATGGACTAAAGAGCTTGTAGCTCAAAGAGCAAAAAACATTATCAAATGGGGTTTAATGCGGTATAGAGCAGCGTTTCATTTATAG
- a CDS encoding DUF354 domain-containing protein, translating into MNLLFDIGHPGQVHLFRNAINILKEKGHNVVVTAKNSPNILDLLEKLNIKYFNLGDKYDELHLKAFNQIKYNKNLLKIVNSNKIDIGIGSSLTIAQVSKISRIKSIILDDDDTDAVKLFAWFAHPFADAILSPIALKHDRKRKKDILYSGTHELFYLHPNYFSPDPNILKQLGISSNETFFVLRFVSGKAYHDIGENWVSLKQKLQIIDKLSRFGKIFITTERVIEPELAKWQLKLSPEKIHSLLYYAKMFIGDSQTMTSEAAILGTPAYKCNSFAHRLSVPNMLEYEYGLCYSYKVNEFDKLINKISHDIEKPDIKKEWEVKRQKFLSDSIDPTAFLVWFIENYPKSAKIMKENPDYQYNFK; encoded by the coding sequence ATGAACCTACTTTTTGACATTGGACATCCTGGTCAGGTGCATTTGTTTCGGAATGCGATTAATATTTTAAAAGAAAAAGGGCACAACGTTGTTGTTACAGCTAAGAATTCACCAAACATTTTGGATTTACTTGAAAAACTAAATATTAAATATTTTAATCTTGGAGACAAATATGATGAATTACACTTAAAAGCCTTTAACCAAATTAAATACAATAAGAACCTTCTTAAAATCGTAAATTCAAATAAAATAGACATAGGCATTGGTTCATCATTAACAATCGCTCAAGTTTCAAAAATTTCTAGAATAAAATCGATAATCTTGGATGACGATGACACCGATGCAGTTAAACTATTTGCATGGTTTGCCCATCCATTTGCCGATGCTATTCTATCGCCTATAGCACTTAAGCATGATAGAAAACGGAAAAAAGATATTTTATACTCAGGTACCCATGAGTTGTTCTACCTTCACCCTAACTATTTCTCTCCCGATCCTAACATTTTAAAGCAACTAGGGATTTCATCTAATGAAACTTTTTTTGTATTACGTTTTGTATCGGGTAAAGCATATCATGATATAGGAGAAAACTGGGTTTCGCTAAAACAGAAGCTTCAAATAATAGATAAGCTTAGTAGATTTGGTAAAATCTTTATTACTACAGAAAGAGTAATTGAACCAGAATTAGCCAAATGGCAGCTAAAACTTTCTCCAGAAAAAATTCACAGCCTTCTATACTATGCTAAAATGTTTATAGGTGATAGCCAAACAATGACCTCTGAGGCTGCTATTCTGGGAACTCCTGCCTATAAATGCAATTCTTTTGCTCATAGATTATCGGTGCCTAATATGTTAGAATATGAATACGGCTTATGCTATTCTTATAAGGTAAATGAATTTGATAAACTAATTAACAAAATTTCTCATGATATAGAAAAACCAGACATTAAGAAAGAATGGGAAGTTAAGAGGCAAAAATTTTTATCGGATTCAATTGATCCAACAGCATTTCTTGTTTGGTTTATTGAGAATTATCCAAAGAGTGCAAAAATTATGAAAGAAAACCCCGATTATCAATATAACTTTAAATAG
- a CDS encoding phosphatidylserine decarboxylase, producing MEIIIIILSTVILSTSLFIFWVAKGGFNKKYLYTDNIVLFIVASVINVGIYNLIKMPLWVITPFISGFIVLIFFIALFFYRFFRNPKRQIPGDKNDIVSPADGRIIYIKELEKDQIPVSVKKKRIASIKEITKTDILEQPCYLIGIAMTLFDVHYNRAPIDGKVIMVKHTPGSSIGLNTPESTLVNERNTTVIQREDGVMVGVVQIAARWVNRCIVMAKEGESLKRGEIFGKIRWGSQADLIIPRNCEILVREGEQVYAGSTIIAKLLED from the coding sequence ATGGAAATAATAATTATAATACTATCAACTGTAATCTTATCCACATCATTATTTATATTCTGGGTTGCAAAAGGTGGCTTTAATAAAAAGTACCTTTATACTGATAACATTGTGTTGTTCATAGTTGCATCAGTAATAAATGTTGGAATTTATAATCTTATTAAGATGCCATTATGGGTAATAACACCATTCATAAGTGGTTTTATTGTCCTTATTTTTTTCATTGCTCTATTTTTTTACCGGTTCTTTCGTAATCCAAAACGTCAAATTCCAGGTGATAAAAATGATATTGTTTCACCAGCAGATGGAAGAATAATTTACATTAAAGAGCTTGAAAAGGATCAAATACCTGTTTCAGTTAAAAAGAAAAGAATAGCATCTATAAAAGAGATAACCAAAACAGATATATTAGAACAACCCTGTTATCTTATAGGAATAGCCATGACCCTTTTCGATGTTCATTATAATAGAGCACCGATAGATGGTAAAGTAATTATGGTAAAGCATACACCTGGTTCCTCAATTGGGTTAAACACTCCAGAATCAACATTGGTTAATGAGAGGAATACTACCGTTATTCAAAGAGAGGATGGTGTAATGGTTGGTGTAGTTCAAATTGCTGCAAGATGGGTTAATCGTTGCATTGTAATGGCAAAAGAAGGAGAATCTCTTAAGCGTGGTGAGATTTTTGGAAAAATCCGTTGGGGCTCTCAAGCCGATTTAATTATTCCTAGAAATTGTGAAATCCTTGTTCGCGAAGGAGAACAAGTTTATGCAGGCTCAACCATTATTGCTAAACTTCTTGAAGATTAA